Proteins encoded by one window of Hippoglossus hippoglossus isolate fHipHip1 chromosome 15, fHipHip1.pri, whole genome shotgun sequence:
- the yipf4 gene encoding protein YIPF4 — protein sequence MQFPPTNGDFTFVSSTEAEDLSGTISAPDIKLNMGSDSGKDPYATTFLKQRGYGWLLEVEEDEGEEIKPLLEELDIDLKDIYYKIRCVLMPMPSLGFNRQVVRDNPDFWGPLAVVLLFSMISIYGQFRVVSWIITIWIFGSLTIFLLARVLGGEVSYGQVLGVIGYSLLPLIVIAPLLLVISRFEVVSTLIKLSGVFWAAYSAASLLVGDEFKTKKPLLIYPIFLLYIYFLSLYTGV from the exons ACCTCAGCGGCACCATAAGTGCCCCGGACATCAAGCTAAACATGGGCAGTGACAGCGGTAAAGACCCGTACGCCACCACCTTCCTGAAGCAACGAGGCTACGGCtggctgctggaggtggaggaggatgagggtgaAGAGATCAAACCTCTCCT ggaGGAACTGGACATTGACCTGAAGGACATCTACTACAAGATTCGTTGTGTCCTGATGCCAATGCCATCGCTGGGCTTCAACCGGCAGGTGGTCAGAGACAACCCAGACTTCTGGGGCCCTCTGGCTGTGGTGCTGCTCTTCTCCATGATCTCCATCTATGGACAGTTCAGG GTTGTGTCTTGGATCATCACCATCTGGATATTTGGATCGTTAACAATCTTCCTGCTGGCACGTGTTCTTGGTGGTGAG GTTTCCTACGGCCAGGTTCTCGGAGTGATTGGATattcccttcttcctctcatcGTTATAGCCCCTCTGCTGTTAGTGATCAGTCGATTCGAGGTTGTCTCTACACTAATCAAA CTGTCGGGAGTGTTCTGGGCTGCTTACAGCGCTGCTTCACTGCTTGTCGGAGATGAATTCAAAACGAAGAAGCCCCTTCTCATATATCCCATTTTCCTTTTGTACATATACTTCCTATCACTATATACTGGTGTGTGA